One Candidatus Methylomirabilota bacterium genomic region harbors:
- a CDS encoding alpha/beta hydrolase, which yields MPFYDRGPVRMHYEEVGSGFPLLLIPGGGLNSALSSWQTASPFNPMERYKDDFRCICADLRNANPGQSSGPLEIDRPWDAYADDQLGLMDHLGIREFMVMGFCIGGPMIHNLIRRAPERVVAAAMMQPSGFRPEIPDLFYQNNIKGWGPALCEKRPDVTMDMVHDFLTSMYTNRADFVFTVSRDFVRSIQTPLLVAPDDVPAHPYKVAMEVASLAPNAEVTIYPWKDSQEHIDEVVEHARRFLKAHEPVTAGRQGRSAPEKSTPS from the coding sequence ATGCCGTTCTACGACAGAGGCCCCGTCCGCATGCACTACGAAGAGGTCGGTTCCGGCTTCCCCCTGCTACTCATCCCGGGCGGCGGGCTCAATTCAGCCCTCTCATCCTGGCAGACAGCCTCGCCCTTCAACCCGATGGAAAGGTACAAGGACGACTTCCGCTGTATCTGCGCTGACCTGCGCAACGCCAACCCCGGCCAGTCCAGCGGCCCGCTGGAGATCGACCGCCCCTGGGACGCCTACGCCGACGACCAGCTCGGGCTGATGGACCACCTCGGCATCCGGGAGTTCATGGTCATGGGCTTCTGCATCGGCGGGCCGATGATTCACAACCTTATTCGGCGGGCTCCGGAGCGCGTCGTCGCGGCCGCGATGATGCAACCCAGCGGCTTCAGGCCTGAGATCCCGGACCTCTTCTACCAGAACAACATCAAGGGCTGGGGGCCGGCGCTTTGCGAGAAGCGCCCCGACGTCACGATGGACATGGTCCATGACTTCCTCACCAGCATGTACACCAACCGCGCCGACTTCGTTTTCACCGTGTCGCGCGATTTCGTGCGCTCCATCCAGACGCCGCTGTTGGTAGCGCCTGACGACGTGCCCGCGCACCCGTACAAGGTCGCGATGGAAGTGGCCAGCCTCGCCCCGAACGCCGAGGTGACCATCTATCCCTGGAAAGATTCGCAGGAGCACATCGACGAGGTCGTGGAGCACGCGCGGCGCTTCCTCAAGGCGCACGAACCCGTCACAGCCGGGCGTCAAGGACGTTCGGCCCCTGAAAAGTCTACCCCGTCGTGA
- a CDS encoding cupin domain-containing protein gives MHGEDDRNAPVKDSAVKSARLITCTRERRATSRIRPISRPSGAEVDDRADAAAVEISERVESVRGQIEPGRAGLVYIDVHGAGVYPHSATGKETNMSATKGFVVPAGGGKHLDMTAPGRFAALKLLGHETNESIMLFEETAPVGTKSLFHLHRDSDEVAWVLAGEITFKIGDDVIVGGPGTCAFFPRNVPHAWKNTGSETGRVLFLYTPAAAGGYVEALLNRPGPINDDERNKLRERYRWEVVGPNPL, from the coding sequence ATGCACGGTGAGGACGATCGGAACGCTCCCGTCAAGGACTCGGCGGTGAAGTCGGCGCGGCTCATCACGTGCACGCGCGAGCGCCGGGCCACCTCGAGGATCAGGCCGATCTCACGGCCGAGCGGTGCTGAGGTCGACGATCGTGCGGATGCCGCGGCCGTGGAGATCTCCGAGCGCGTCGAATCGGTGCGCGGGCAGATCGAGCCGGGACGAGCGGGACTCGTGTACATTGATGTTCACGGTGCCGGCGTTTATCCTCATTCCGCCACAGGGAAGGAGACCAACATGAGCGCAACAAAAGGCTTTGTCGTACCCGCGGGCGGCGGGAAGCATCTCGACATGACGGCGCCTGGCCGCTTCGCCGCCTTGAAGCTTCTCGGCCACGAGACCAATGAGAGCATCATGCTGTTCGAGGAAACCGCGCCCGTCGGCACCAAGAGCCTCTTCCATCTACACCGCGACAGCGACGAGGTCGCCTGGGTGCTCGCCGGCGAGATCACCTTTAAGATCGGCGACGATGTTATCGTCGGCGGGCCCGGCACCTGCGCGTTCTTCCCGCGCAACGTCCCGCATGCTTGGAAGAACACCGGCAGCGAAACCGGCCGCGTCTTGTTTCTCTACACCCCGGCCGCCGCCGGCGGCTACGTCGAGGCGCTCTTGAACCGCCCCGGCCCGATCAACGACGATGAACGCAACAAACTCCGCGAGCGCTACCGCTGGGAAGTCGTCGGTCCAAACCCGCTTTGA
- a CDS encoding gamma carbonic anhydrase family protein produces MKIAGPGIRFGRHRPRIHSSAFVTEGAHVIGRVTVAPRASIWFGAVLRGDFEPIRVGEESLIEDNAVLHGRVVVGRRCVIGHGAVLHGCTVGDGAVVGANAVVFDGARVGTGALVAAGSVVYPKTRIAPRTVFRNSASGNHPTIEPVGGRMRRWRATSYRRIVATYLSGREDAAPGRVRRRCRRSTRTEP; encoded by the coding sequence ATGAAGATCGCCGGGCCCGGAATCCGCTTCGGCCGTCACCGCCCGCGCATCCACTCGTCCGCGTTCGTCACCGAGGGGGCGCACGTGATCGGCCGCGTGACGGTGGCGCCTCGGGCCAGCATCTGGTTCGGCGCCGTGCTGCGCGGCGACTTCGAGCCGATCCGCGTCGGCGAGGAGAGCCTCATCGAAGACAACGCCGTCCTGCACGGGCGCGTGGTCGTCGGGCGCCGCTGCGTGATCGGCCACGGCGCGGTCCTGCACGGCTGTACGGTGGGCGACGGAGCAGTCGTCGGCGCCAACGCGGTTGTCTTCGACGGCGCGAGGGTCGGCACCGGCGCGCTGGTGGCGGCCGGCTCGGTCGTCTACCCCAAAACGCGCATCGCCCCGCGGACGGTCTTCCGCAACTCGGCGAGCGGCAACCACCCGACGATCGAGCCCGTCGGCGGGCGGATGCGCCGCTGGCGGGCGACGTCGTACCGGCGGATCGTCGCGACGTACCTGTCCGGCCGCGAAGACGCCGCGCCGGGCAGAGTCCGGAGACGCTGCCGGCGCTCGACGAGGACGGAGCCATGA
- a CDS encoding enoyl-CoA hydratase codes for MGFQAIKVERRGPVLRIRMNRPDKLNAQNPTLIEEMDAAFTAGGADPDVRVIVLSGEGRAFSAGHDLEYPGYDRRGYTYHSRVDMERRLFLDKLLRIRNLPTPTIAQVHGHCVAAGLMLACMCDLIVCDETARFANPVVAMAMAGVQLLIEPWEIGARKAKELLFTAEAIDAAEAHRLGLVNRVAPGGRLEDEVDALADRIASLPAFAVRTVKKSINDTLDLMGQGRSWEHHFLLHVAGKRSEEFDQWWSAVEREGGGFKPGGLKQTFRRRADKR; via the coding sequence ATGGGGTTCCAAGCGATCAAGGTGGAGCGACGGGGCCCGGTACTTCGGATCCGCATGAACCGGCCCGACAAGCTGAACGCCCAGAACCCGACCCTGATCGAGGAGATGGACGCGGCGTTCACGGCGGGCGGCGCCGACCCCGACGTGCGCGTGATCGTCCTGAGCGGCGAGGGCCGCGCGTTCTCGGCCGGCCACGACCTCGAGTATCCCGGCTACGACCGGCGAGGTTACACGTATCACTCCCGGGTCGACATGGAGCGCCGCTTGTTCCTCGACAAGCTGCTACGCATCCGCAACCTGCCGACACCAACGATCGCCCAGGTGCACGGCCACTGCGTCGCGGCCGGCCTCATGCTGGCGTGCATGTGCGACCTCATCGTGTGCGACGAGACCGCGCGGTTCGCGAACCCGGTGGTCGCGATGGCGATGGCCGGCGTGCAGCTTCTCATCGAGCCATGGGAGATCGGGGCCCGCAAAGCCAAGGAGCTGCTGTTCACCGCCGAGGCGATCGACGCGGCGGAGGCGCACCGGCTGGGCCTCGTGAACCGTGTGGCGCCGGGCGGACGGCTCGAAGACGAGGTGGACGCGCTGGCGGATCGCATCGCCTCCCTGCCGGCCTTCGCGGTGCGAACGGTCAAGAAGTCCATCAACGACACGTTGGACCTCATGGGGCAGGGGCGCTCGTGGGAGCACCACTTCCTGCTCCACGTGGCTGGCAAGCGTAGCGAGGAGTTCGACCAGTGGTGGAGCGCCGTGGAGCGGGAGGGCGGAGGGTTCAAGCCCGGCGGGCTGAAGCAGACCTTCCGCCGGCGAGCCGACAAGCGATGA
- a CDS encoding LLM class flavin-dependent oxidoreductase has protein sequence MIRFGIAIGAYSSGVPGARELTEFARAAEAVGFDSVQVGDHIQWHAPILEATTVLATFAAATSRVRIASDVIILPLRDPVLIAKTVASLDVLSGGRMIFGVGVGGDHPDEYRAMRVPLSERGSRANEMLDIARGLFSNERFSYAGRHFTIENVAISPRPVQRSLPIWVGGTSDPALRRAARYGDGWIAAFVSERKFTRLAERTRGFLLEEGRLPQGFTWGAFLFSNMGPDAAQAKAAGAEYISHVYRLPGEEIMSRFGIAGPVEVCADRVRTFVEAGADYVVLGPVCGYREWPRQLAAYGELIAKLGAGRQ, from the coding sequence GTGATCCGCTTCGGCATCGCCATCGGCGCGTACTCGTCGGGTGTCCCCGGGGCCCGGGAGCTGACGGAGTTTGCCCGCGCCGCCGAGGCGGTCGGCTTCGACTCCGTGCAGGTCGGCGACCACATCCAGTGGCACGCGCCGATCCTGGAGGCCACGACCGTGCTCGCCACGTTCGCCGCCGCCACCTCGCGCGTGCGCATCGCGAGTGACGTCATCATCCTGCCTCTGCGCGATCCCGTGCTGATCGCGAAGACCGTCGCCAGCCTCGACGTGCTCTCGGGCGGCCGCATGATCTTCGGTGTCGGCGTCGGTGGCGATCATCCCGACGAGTACCGCGCCATGCGGGTACCGCTGAGCGAGCGCGGGTCGCGCGCCAACGAAATGCTCGACATCGCCCGCGGGCTGTTCTCCAACGAGCGGTTCAGCTACGCCGGGCGTCACTTCACCATCGAGAACGTGGCGATCTCACCGCGCCCGGTGCAGCGGAGCCTGCCGATTTGGGTCGGCGGCACCTCCGACCCGGCGCTCCGGCGCGCCGCCCGCTACGGCGACGGGTGGATCGCCGCCTTCGTCAGCGAGCGGAAGTTCACGCGGCTGGCGGAGCGGACGCGTGGCTTTCTGCTCGAGGAGGGCCGGTTGCCCCAGGGTTTCACGTGGGGGGCGTTCCTCTTCAGCAACATGGGGCCCGACGCCGCGCAGGCGAAGGCGGCGGGCGCCGAGTACATCAGCCACGTGTACCGGCTGCCGGGCGAGGAGATCATGAGCCGCTTCGGCATCGCCGGCCCCGTTGAGGTGTGCGCCGATCGCGTCCGGACCTTTGTCGAGGCCGGTGCCGACTACGTCGTGCTCGGGCCGGTGTGCGGCTATCGCGAGTGGCCCCGGCAGCTCGCCGCCTACGGCGAGCTGATCGCGAAGCTCGGGGCGGGAAGGCAGTGA
- a CDS encoding ABC transporter ATP-binding protein, whose translation MLEVSDLEVRYGNVAAVKGVSLRVGEGEVVAVIGPNGAGKTSTLRAISGLVPSAGGRILLDGRDISRWKAHRVVALGLAHAPEGRRLFPQMTVLENLKMGAYRRRSAAEIRRTLEAVERRFPRLAERRTQLAGTLSGGEQQMLAIGRALMAEPRLLLLDEPSFGLAPIVVREIARIVQAINREQGVSVLLVEQNARMAFGIASRAYVMETGRVALSGSSSELTESPHVKAAYLGGSA comes from the coding sequence GTGCTTGAGGTGAGCGACCTCGAAGTCCGCTACGGCAACGTCGCCGCCGTGAAGGGGGTGTCGCTGCGGGTGGGGGAGGGCGAGGTCGTCGCCGTCATCGGCCCCAACGGCGCCGGGAAGACCTCGACGCTTCGCGCGATCTCCGGTCTCGTCCCGAGCGCCGGCGGCCGCATCCTGCTCGACGGCCGCGACATTTCCCGCTGGAAGGCTCATCGTGTCGTGGCGCTCGGGCTGGCGCACGCGCCGGAGGGCCGTCGGCTCTTTCCGCAGATGACGGTCCTCGAGAACCTCAAGATGGGCGCGTATCGCCGCAGGTCCGCCGCCGAGATCCGCCGCACGCTCGAGGCGGTCGAGCGCCGCTTCCCGCGCCTGGCCGAGCGGCGGACGCAGCTGGCGGGCACGTTGAGCGGCGGCGAGCAGCAGATGCTGGCCATCGGTCGGGCGCTCATGGCCGAGCCGCGGCTCCTGCTCCTCGACGAGCCCTCGTTCGGTCTGGCGCCGATTGTCGTGCGCGAGATCGCACGGATCGTGCAGGCCATCAACCGGGAGCAAGGCGTGTCGGTGCTGCTCGTCGAGCAGAACGCGCGCATGGCCTTCGGCATCGCGTCGCGCGCCTACGTGATGGAGACCGGGCGGGTCGCCCTGAGCGGGTCCTCGAGCGAGCTCACCGAGAGCCCCCACGTCAAGGCCGCGTACCTGGGAGGCTCAGCGTGA
- a CDS encoding ABC transporter ATP-binding protein, with protein sequence MLLELRDVSKRFGGLQAVTGLSMTVAPRTIHGLIGPNGAGKSTVFNLLTGVLPLSSGEIVFKGERVSGLRPSEICRRGIARTFQATTLFRESTALENVLIACHLYAATAFVATLIGTAAYRDKERSVRARAQALLASLRLADVADQRARNLPHRDQKALCLAMVLATAAELVILDEPLAGLTVQESEDTMAVLRALRAEGKTILLVEHDMRAVMGLCDVITVLDHGVRIAEGTPRDIQANPAVIEAYLGAEESRA encoded by the coding sequence TTGCTCCTTGAGCTGCGGGACGTCAGCAAGCGCTTCGGCGGGCTTCAGGCCGTGACGGGGCTCTCCATGACGGTCGCGCCACGGACGATCCACGGCCTGATCGGGCCGAACGGCGCCGGGAAGAGCACGGTCTTCAACCTACTCACGGGCGTGCTGCCGCTGTCCTCGGGCGAGATCGTCTTCAAGGGCGAGCGTGTGTCAGGCCTCCGGCCCTCCGAGATCTGCCGGCGCGGGATCGCGCGCACGTTTCAGGCGACGACGCTGTTCCGCGAGTCGACGGCGCTGGAAAACGTCCTCATCGCCTGCCACCTGTACGCGGCGACGGCGTTCGTAGCGACGCTCATCGGGACCGCCGCCTACCGGGACAAAGAGCGCTCGGTCCGCGCCCGCGCCCAGGCGCTGCTGGCGTCGCTGCGTCTGGCGGACGTTGCGGACCAGCGCGCCCGAAATCTGCCGCACCGGGACCAGAAGGCGCTCTGCCTCGCGATGGTACTGGCGACGGCGGCCGAGCTCGTGATCCTCGACGAGCCGCTCGCGGGACTGACGGTGCAGGAGAGCGAAGACACCATGGCGGTGCTCCGCGCGCTTCGCGCTGAGGGCAAGACCATCCTTCTCGTCGAGCATGACATGCGCGCGGTGATGGGGCTCTGCGACGTCATCACTGTGCTGGACCACGGCGTCCGCATCGCGGAGGGGACCCCGCGGGACATCCAGGCGAATCCGGCCGTGATCGAGGCGTACCTCGGCGCCGAGGAATCCCGTGCTTGA
- a CDS encoding branched-chain amino acid ABC transporter permease has protein sequence MSRRPGLSPALGFGLLAVAGVAVPILTRDSYYLDVATTMLMNLVLTLSLRFEMSTGQLNMAHISFMGIGAYASALLVTRAGWSFWASLAVAPLVASLVAVPIGRIALRVSGPYYFLITFAFLEVLRLFFNNAFVDYLGGPSGLVEIPRPHPLPLTGGAIGFTSKLAQYWLMYALFLVAAAVLIRLEYSRFGLVASAIRQRDLLAETLGVSVTRYKLGVFVLGSFFAGLAGVFFAHSHQVLHSSDFGLEPMVLLVVFTVIGGAQSVWGPVVGTLVLSVTSEFLRELHHYEILVYGAVLMVVMLVFPEGLVSLPGRIAHALARRRRPNAGTTVGARVAP, from the coding sequence GTGTCGCGTAGACCGGGGCTGTCGCCGGCGCTCGGCTTCGGCCTCCTCGCGGTGGCCGGCGTCGCCGTCCCGATCCTCACGCGCGACTCGTACTACCTCGACGTCGCGACGACGATGCTGATGAATCTCGTGCTCACGCTCAGCCTGCGGTTCGAGATGAGCACGGGCCAGCTCAACATGGCGCACATCTCGTTCATGGGCATCGGCGCCTACGCCTCGGCGCTCCTCGTGACGCGCGCGGGGTGGTCCTTCTGGGCCTCACTGGCGGTGGCGCCGCTCGTGGCGTCGCTCGTCGCGGTGCCGATCGGCCGCATCGCCCTCCGCGTCAGCGGGCCCTACTACTTCCTGATCACGTTCGCCTTCCTCGAGGTCCTACGCCTGTTCTTCAACAACGCTTTCGTCGACTACCTCGGCGGCCCTTCGGGCCTCGTCGAGATCCCGCGACCGCACCCGCTGCCACTCACCGGCGGCGCGATCGGCTTCACCAGCAAGCTGGCGCAGTACTGGCTCATGTACGCGCTGTTTCTCGTTGCGGCCGCCGTGCTGATCCGGCTCGAATACTCGCGCTTCGGCCTGGTGGCGAGCGCCATCCGCCAGCGCGACCTGTTGGCCGAGACGCTCGGCGTCAGCGTCACCCGCTACAAGCTCGGGGTGTTCGTGCTCGGCAGCTTCTTCGCCGGCCTGGCCGGCGTCTTCTTCGCGCACTCGCACCAGGTGCTGCACTCGAGCGACTTCGGCCTGGAGCCGATGGTCCTGCTGGTCGTCTTCACGGTCATCGGCGGCGCGCAGTCGGTGTGGGGCCCGGTCGTCGGCACGCTCGTGCTCTCGGTCACCTCCGAGTTCCTCCGCGAGCTGCACCATTACGAAATCCTCGTCTACGGAGCGGTGCTCATGGTGGTCATGCTCGTGTTCCCGGAGGGGCTGGTGTCGCTGCCGGGCCGCATCGCGCACGCGCTCGCTCGGCGTCGCCGCCCGAACGCCGGGACGACCGTAGGAGCGCGCGTTGCTCCTTGA
- a CDS encoding branched-chain amino acid ABC transporter permease, which translates to MSIELLIQAALNGFGLAVVYILVALGLTLIFSILDIINFAHGEFYMLGGFVTYYAFAVFGVNYFLTLVLAVLVVGAAGVLAERVVFRHLRGKTLNAFIVSLGLLWVLQASAQLSFGVLDKSVGSAVSGIVRVFGLIISRERLVVIVTACVLMAALYVFLKFTRTGQAMRAVAQDPDAAALQGVNIEAVSALGFGVGCALAGAAGALLAPVFAVSPTMGALPVVKAFIIIIVGGMGSLPGAVLGGLLLGAVEGIGTLFMTSAAVNMLGFLIVIAILLVRPRGLFGVA; encoded by the coding sequence ATGTCCATCGAACTGCTCATCCAGGCTGCGCTCAACGGCTTCGGCCTGGCCGTCGTCTACATTCTCGTAGCGCTCGGCCTGACGCTGATCTTCTCGATCCTCGACATCATCAACTTCGCCCACGGCGAGTTCTACATGCTGGGCGGCTTCGTGACGTACTATGCCTTCGCCGTCTTCGGCGTGAACTACTTCCTGACCCTGGTGCTGGCCGTGCTGGTGGTGGGGGCGGCCGGCGTGCTCGCCGAGCGCGTGGTGTTCCGGCACCTGCGCGGCAAGACGCTCAATGCCTTCATCGTCTCGCTCGGGCTGCTCTGGGTCCTGCAGGCGTCCGCGCAGCTCTCCTTCGGCGTCCTCGACAAGTCGGTGGGATCGGCGGTCTCCGGCATCGTCCGCGTGTTCGGCCTGATTATCTCGCGCGAGCGGCTCGTGGTCATCGTGACGGCGTGCGTGCTCATGGCGGCGCTCTACGTCTTCCTCAAGTTCACCCGCACCGGCCAGGCGATGCGCGCCGTAGCCCAGGATCCCGACGCCGCCGCCCTGCAAGGCGTCAACATCGAGGCGGTGTCGGCGCTCGGGTTCGGCGTCGGGTGCGCGCTCGCCGGCGCCGCGGGCGCGCTGCTGGCGCCGGTCTTCGCGGTCAGCCCGACGATGGGCGCGCTGCCGGTGGTGAAGGCCTTCATCATCATCATCGTCGGCGGCATGGGCAGCCTGCCCGGCGCGGTCCTCGGCGGCCTGCTGCTCGGCGCCGTCGAGGGCATCGGCACGCTCTTCATGACCAGCGCTGCCGTCAACATGCTCGGCTTTCTCATCGTCATCGCCATCCTGCTCGTTCGACCCCGGGGCCTGTTCGGTGTCGCGTAG
- a CDS encoding ABC transporter substrate-binding protein, with the protein MTPRRSLATLIVLALAVVGTGPAPAAEKTLTIGLLGPLSGGAASYGVELQRGAEMRTDEINKAGGLKIGGDVYKIKLVAYDHKAQAAEAATATNKLVFQDKVKYIIGNAVGATCNAAQTITEPNNVMFAFVCWGTANLAPEKPYSFRSILSQWELAEPFYHWIKENHPKIKRVAVISPNDTSGKDTNTAVVKALKALGFEVTADEYYERGTKDFYPVLTKILAQKPDMLDVAAAPPGEAGLILKQAMELGFTGAKGWTAGINPFTIISVAGREAAEGVWSPANINVKSEHVSPAVRKFGEVYEKRYGEVAGVIAVGNYAAFDVITQAMRRAGSVEPDKVLEVLTRERFETVWGSLVIGGKETYGIDRQFLYPLIISEIRGGKVVDLAQVLPAALKKK; encoded by the coding sequence ATGACCCCACGACGCAGCCTCGCGACCCTCATCGTCCTCGCCCTCGCCGTCGTCGGCACCGGGCCGGCGCCGGCGGCCGAGAAGACGCTCACGATCGGCCTGCTCGGCCCGCTCTCCGGCGGCGCGGCGTCGTACGGCGTCGAGCTGCAGCGGGGCGCCGAGATGCGGACCGACGAGATCAACAAGGCCGGTGGCCTGAAGATTGGCGGCGACGTCTACAAGATCAAGCTCGTCGCCTACGACCACAAGGCCCAGGCGGCGGAAGCGGCGACCGCGACGAACAAGCTCGTGTTCCAGGACAAGGTCAAGTACATCATCGGGAACGCCGTGGGCGCGACATGCAATGCCGCCCAGACGATCACCGAGCCGAACAACGTGATGTTCGCCTTCGTGTGCTGGGGCACCGCGAACCTCGCCCCCGAGAAGCCGTACTCCTTCCGCTCCATCCTGAGCCAGTGGGAGCTGGCCGAGCCGTTCTACCACTGGATCAAGGAGAACCACCCGAAGATCAAGCGGGTCGCGGTGATCTCCCCGAACGACACGAGCGGCAAGGACACCAACACCGCCGTCGTCAAGGCGCTCAAGGCGCTCGGGTTCGAGGTGACGGCGGACGAATACTACGAGCGCGGCACCAAGGACTTCTACCCGGTGCTGACGAAGATCCTCGCCCAGAAGCCCGACATGCTCGACGTGGCGGCGGCGCCGCCCGGGGAGGCAGGCCTGATCCTCAAGCAGGCGATGGAGCTGGGCTTCACGGGCGCCAAGGGCTGGACCGCTGGGATCAACCCCTTCACGATCATCAGCGTGGCCGGCCGTGAGGCGGCCGAGGGCGTGTGGAGCCCGGCCAACATCAACGTCAAGAGCGAGCACGTCAGCCCCGCCGTCCGTAAGTTCGGCGAGGTCTACGAGAAGCGGTACGGCGAGGTGGCGGGGGTGATCGCCGTGGGGAACTACGCGGCCTTCGACGTCATCACCCAGGCCATGCGGCGCGCCGGCAGCGTTGAGCCCGACAAGGTCCTGGAGGTCCTGACCAGGGAGCGCTTCGAGACGGTGTGGGGATCACTGGTCATCGGCGGCAAGGAGACCTATGGCATCGACCGGCAGTTTCTCTACCCGCTGATCATCAGCGAAATCCGCGGGGGCAAGGTCGTGGACCTCGCCCAGGTGCTTCCCGCAGCGCTGAAGAAGAAATAG
- a CDS encoding LLM class flavin-dependent oxidoreductase — translation MIQFGVMANTHPAPGADLTRMVDEVIAEAQQAERCGFDSFFLTEHHQEPSGYFPSPLPLAAAIAARTSRIRIGTGIAILPLYHPTRLAEDCAVVDIISKGRLILGVGQGYQEGDFAAFGLKVSDRVSLFEEGIEILRRAWTEEKVYFVGKRHTLQNIMVTPKPVQKPHPPIWVAALGDEPMKRAGRLGDALLADSFQLPERLKRRAALYRATAESRGRPHKVVVFREGYVAPTREQAIAEYEAGLLSTHRYYWRHGSYYQDIKKEEDLDLKRISLERLILGSPDDCVERVQTWHREVGADYFLIRFRHPDGPAHERVLRALQLFGETVIPRFR, via the coding sequence ATGATCCAGTTCGGGGTGATGGCCAACACGCATCCGGCGCCGGGCGCGGACCTCACGCGGATGGTCGACGAGGTGATCGCCGAGGCCCAGCAGGCCGAGCGATGCGGCTTCGACTCATTCTTCCTGACCGAGCACCACCAGGAGCCCAGCGGCTACTTTCCCTCGCCCCTGCCGCTCGCAGCCGCCATCGCCGCGCGGACGTCGCGGATCCGGATCGGGACCGGGATCGCGATCCTCCCCCTCTATCACCCGACCCGCCTGGCCGAGGACTGCGCGGTCGTGGACATCATCTCGAAGGGGCGGCTGATCCTCGGGGTAGGGCAGGGGTACCAGGAGGGCGACTTCGCCGCCTTCGGCCTCAAGGTGAGCGACCGCGTGTCGCTGTTCGAGGAGGGCATCGAGATCCTGCGTCGGGCCTGGACGGAGGAGAAGGTCTACTTCGTCGGCAAGCGCCACACGCTGCAGAACATCATGGTGACACCCAAGCCGGTGCAGAAGCCGCACCCGCCGATCTGGGTGGCGGCGCTCGGCGACGAGCCGATGAAGCGCGCGGGCCGCCTGGGCGACGCCCTGCTCGCCGACTCCTTCCAGCTGCCCGAGCGCCTCAAGCGGCGGGCGGCGCTGTACCGGGCGACGGCGGAGAGCCGCGGGCGGCCCCACAAGGTGGTCGTGTTCCGCGAGGGCTACGTCGCGCCGACGCGCGAGCAGGCGATCGCCGAGTACGAGGCGGGCCTGCTGAGCACGCACCGGTACTATTGGCGGCACGGCTCCTACTACCAGGACATCAAGAAGGAGGAGGACCTCGACCTCAAACGCATCTCGCTCGAGCGCCTCATTCTCGGCTCGCCAGATGACTGCGTCGAGCGGGTGCAGACGTGGCACCGCGAGGTGGGCGCGGATTACTTCCTGATCCGCTTCCGGCATCCCGACGGCCCGGCGCACGAGCGGGTCCTGCGCGCGCTGCAGCTCTTCGGCGAGACGGTCATTCCCAGATTCCGCTGA